Proteins co-encoded in one Campylobacter jejuni genomic window:
- the cysQ gene encoding 3'(2'),5'-bisphosphate nucleotidase CysQ, which yields MLNLDKFLEIAINASNQASKAILEERKNFKTWEKEDKSPLTSADLASNKILNDILGSTDIKILSEEKLLSKEECEELKTFWLIDPLDGTSGFLKGSDEFCIMISLVHDNRPVLSLIQNPSKGDIFYAHAKTKVYKNDKPLQIDQQEYEKNKYKALLSVNHLSKEDEDFAKEHQLEAINIGSGLKFCAILEARAGVYKRFEKLNIWDIVAGDFLINQNGGFMGDFSKKYILYNPLNYKSSPFICVSSRNFLQDFL from the coding sequence ATGCTTAATCTTGATAAATTTTTAGAAATTGCTATAAATGCTAGCAATCAAGCTTCTAAAGCTATTTTGGAAGAGAGAAAAAATTTCAAAACTTGGGAAAAAGAAGATAAAAGCCCACTTACATCAGCAGATCTTGCTTCTAATAAAATTCTAAATGATATTTTAGGTTCTACGGATATTAAAATTTTATCAGAAGAAAAATTACTCAGCAAAGAAGAGTGTGAAGAATTAAAAACTTTTTGGCTTATCGATCCTCTTGATGGAACAAGTGGTTTTTTAAAAGGCAGTGATGAATTTTGCATTATGATAAGTTTGGTTCATGACAATCGCCCTGTTTTATCGCTTATACAAAATCCATCAAAAGGTGATATATTCTATGCTCATGCAAAAACCAAGGTTTATAAAAACGATAAACCTTTGCAAATTGACCAGCAAGAATACGAGAAAAATAAATATAAAGCCTTATTGAGTGTTAATCATCTTAGCAAAGAAGATGAAGACTTTGCAAAAGAGCATCAATTAGAAGCTATTAATATAGGCTCTGGATTGAAATTTTGTGCTATTTTAGAGGCTAGGGCAGGAGTTTATAAAAGATTTGAAAAGCTTAATATTTGGGATATTGTAGCAGGAGATTTTTTGATTAATCAAAATGGAGGATTTATGGGGGATTTTTCTAAAAAATACATTTTATATAACCCTTTAAATTATAAATCCAGTCCTTTTATTTGTGTTTCATCTAGGAATTTTTTACAAGATTTTTTATAA